Below is a window of Myroides profundi DNA.
GTAGGGTCTGTACATAATGAAATATATGGAATTTTAGCATCGCTTAGCATTGCTAATTTAGCAGATGTTTTTGCCATTTGCATTAATGAAAAACCTGCTTCCATCATACGAGCTCCTCCTGATTTTGAAATCATTAAGAACGGTATCTTATTTTTTAATGAGTAGTCTATACCACGTGCGATTTTTTCTCCTACTACAGATCCCATAGAACCTCCAATAAAAGCAAAGTCCATTGCAGCAACTACTAATTTTTCTCCTTTTGATTGACCAACAGCGACTTTAACAGCATCTTTTAATTGTGTTTTAGTCATTGCTTCTTTTAAACGATCTACATACTTTTTAGTATCTTCAAATTTTAAAATATCTTTTGAAGAAAGGCTTTTGGCTATTTCTTTGTAGTCGTTGTTGTCAAAAAGAATTTCAAAATATTCTTTACTACCAATACGAACGTGATATCCATCTTCTGGACTCACCCATAAATTTTGTTCTAACTGATCTTGATCAATTATCTTTCCAGTCGGAGATTTATACCATAATCCTTTTGGAATATCTTTTTTGTCTTCTGTTGGCGTCTGAATACCTTTTTCTTTCCTTTTAAACCAAGCCATAAAATGTTTCTTTTGTTTATA
It encodes the following:
- the accD gene encoding acetyl-CoA carboxylase, carboxyltransferase subunit beta; translated protein: MAWFKRKEKGIQTPTEDKKDIPKGLWYKSPTGKIIDQDQLEQNLWVSPEDGYHVRIGSKEYFEILFDNNDYKEIAKSLSSKDILKFEDTKKYVDRLKEAMTKTQLKDAVKVAVGQSKGEKLVVAAMDFAFIGGSMGSVVGEKIARGIDYSLKNKIPFLMISKSGGARMMEAGFSLMQMAKTSAKLAMLSDAKIPYISLCTDPTTGGISASFAMLGDINIAEPGALIGFAGPRIVKDTTGKDLPEGFQTSEFLLEHGFLDFITHRRDLKKNVNQYLDLILNRPMR